From the Paenibacillus sp. FSL H8-0548 genome, one window contains:
- a CDS encoding acetyltransferase, giving the protein MKNIVVYGAGGHAKAVIDTIEKAGVYHIIGLLDGYKTAGTLFYGYTILGDESWLAANAEAVFGGIVAIGDNWLRARVVSKITAIAPHFTFVSAIHPTSSIARGARIGAGTVVMAGCVVNSDTAIGEHNVLYTHASADHDSTLGNYVTLAPKAGTGGTVTIGDFSVVSLGATIIHGKSIGEHTIVGAGSTVLGDIPAYSIAYGTPAKVIRTRIKGERYL; this is encoded by the coding sequence ATGAAAAATATTGTCGTTTATGGTGCTGGCGGTCATGCAAAGGCCGTTATTGATACGATTGAGAAGGCTGGCGTGTACCATATTATCGGATTGCTGGACGGCTATAAGACTGCAGGCACGTTATTTTATGGCTATACGATTCTAGGCGATGAGAGCTGGCTCGCTGCAAACGCTGAAGCGGTGTTCGGCGGCATCGTAGCTATTGGAGACAACTGGCTGCGTGCGAGGGTCGTTTCAAAAATAACAGCAATTGCACCTCACTTCACCTTTGTCAGCGCTATTCATCCCACCTCCTCCATTGCCCGAGGCGCACGGATTGGAGCCGGAACTGTCGTAATGGCAGGCTGCGTCGTTAACAGTGATACTGCTATTGGCGAGCATAATGTACTCTATACTCATGCCTCAGCCGATCATGACTCTACACTCGGAAACTATGTGACTCTAGCTCCCAAAGCCGGTACAGGCGGCACCGTAACGATTGGCGATTTTTCTGTCGTTTCCTTAGGGGCAACGATCATTCATGGTAAAAGCATTGGCGAGCATACCATTGTTGGCGCTGGCTCCACCGTATTAGGCGACATTCCAGCCTATTCCATTGCCTATGGAACCCCAGCCAAAGTGATTCGCACACGAATAAAGGGAGAGCGTTATCTTTAA
- a CDS encoding nucleotidyltransferase family protein encodes MNNDVTLHIEDLSDELRLMLAFLSSDDEAEQSFDCQELLQKADWDRFIELARHHRVFPTVNRRLKELKAAEIPVFVTQMFNRDYYRNTLQMLALSGEMEQLAKEFSECGLHTLFLKGPVIAADLYGDVSLRTSCDLDLLIPIKELDQAEALLVSLGYEKDEYIVSILNDWKWRHHHTTFLHPKKGIKVELHWRLNPAPSKEPSFKDLWSRKRKSALISRPIYYLGREDLFMFLVSHGARHGWSRLRWLLDIKQLVNQKLDWPKLIRLLRKHSYTHIGGQALLLVSRLLSLPLREEMKPLVAGRKAYWLAEDSMFYVQRLVNLHSPPLPEEVRVFHSRYLFTLLTAPQKVQFIASLMYPFPEDAQTLPLPKGLHFLYFPLRPFLWTWRKTRKMI; translated from the coding sequence ATGAATAACGACGTCACGCTACATATAGAAGATCTGTCTGACGAGCTGCGATTAATGCTTGCATTTCTCTCATCAGATGATGAGGCGGAGCAATCCTTTGATTGTCAGGAACTACTGCAAAAGGCGGATTGGGACCGATTTATTGAGCTCGCGAGACATCATCGCGTGTTTCCTACCGTGAATCGCAGGCTGAAGGAGCTGAAAGCAGCGGAAATTCCGGTTTTTGTCACGCAGATGTTTAACCGTGACTATTATCGGAATACGCTGCAAATGCTTGCGCTTAGCGGGGAGATGGAGCAGCTTGCGAAGGAGTTCTCCGAATGCGGCTTGCATACGCTGTTTTTGAAGGGACCGGTTATAGCTGCGGATTTATATGGGGATGTGTCGCTTCGTACCTCTTGTGATCTTGATCTGCTTATTCCGATCAAGGAGCTCGATCAGGCAGAAGCGCTTCTAGTATCCTTGGGCTACGAGAAGGATGAATATATTGTTTCGATACTGAATGATTGGAAATGGCGGCATCATCATACGACCTTTCTGCATCCGAAGAAAGGAATTAAGGTAGAGCTGCACTGGCGGTTAAATCCGGCTCCCTCGAAGGAGCCGAGCTTCAAGGATCTTTGGAGCCGCAAGCGTAAGAGTGCGTTGATCAGCCGACCCATCTATTATTTGGGAAGAGAAGATTTGTTTATGTTTCTGGTGTCCCATGGCGCAAGGCACGGCTGGTCCAGACTGCGCTGGCTGCTTGATATTAAGCAGCTCGTTAATCAGAAGCTGGACTGGCCAAAGCTTATCAGGCTGCTGAGGAAGCATAGCTATACTCATATTGGAGGGCAAGCGCTGCTGCTGGTGTCACGCTTATTATCGCTTCCTCTGCGTGAAGAGATGAAGCCGCTGGTAGCGGGAAGGAAGGCATACTGGCTGGCGGAGGATTCGATGTTTTATGTGCAAAGGCTGGTCAATCTGCATTCGCCGCCGCTTCCGGAGGAGGTAAGAGTTTTTCATAGTCGATATCTCTTTACTTTGCTCACTGCTCCTCAAAAAGTACAGTTTATAGCGAGTCTTATGTATCCATTTCCTGAGGATGCACAGACGCTGCCGCTGCCGAAGGGTCTTCATTTCTTATACTTTCCGCTGAGACCTTTTTTGTGGACATGGAGAAAAACCCGAAAAATGATTTGA